In Natronomonas halophila, one DNA window encodes the following:
- a CDS encoding CBS domain-containing protein, with product MNVADAMTPRDEVVTVEIPGTREDVLEYLQDRGFSSVPIVKETDDGEEFRGLVTRESLIEQPDEDQLAMLIREVPSVESTASLTDVAELVIDSGERRVPVVDDEELVGIITMTDIVRAIAEGEEDGDTAVGDLATHEVNTVYQGTPLPVAERELGLANVPYAIVLDDDGDHTGMLTEVDIIEVARVVQGESDPGDAVANQDDEWMWEGIKAVGSRAVPTLNVEIPSEPVAEFMTADLVTVTGSKTAREAAQAMISHDIEQIPLVSGGELTGIVRDVDLLEALV from the coding sequence ATGAACGTCGCAGACGCGATGACGCCGCGGGACGAGGTTGTCACGGTCGAAATCCCGGGTACTCGGGAGGACGTCCTCGAATACCTGCAGGACCGGGGCTTTTCGTCGGTTCCCATCGTCAAGGAAACCGACGACGGCGAGGAGTTCCGCGGCCTCGTGACGCGTGAATCGCTCATCGAACAGCCGGACGAAGACCAGTTGGCGATGCTGATTCGAGAGGTCCCGTCGGTCGAATCGACGGCGTCGCTTACCGACGTGGCCGAACTCGTTATCGACTCGGGCGAGCGCCGCGTGCCCGTCGTCGACGACGAGGAACTGGTCGGCATCATCACCATGACGGACATCGTTCGCGCCATCGCGGAGGGCGAGGAGGACGGCGATACCGCCGTCGGCGACCTCGCGACTCACGAGGTCAACACGGTCTATCAGGGCACGCCGCTGCCGGTCGCCGAGCGCGAACTCGGCCTCGCGAACGTCCCCTACGCCATCGTGCTGGACGACGACGGCGACCACACCGGCATGCTGACGGAAGTCGACATCATCGAGGTTGCCCGTGTGGTACAGGGCGAGTCGGACCCCGGCGATGCCGTCGCCAATCAGGACGACGAGTGGATGTGGGAGGGCATCAAGGCCGTCGGGAGTCGCGCGGTGCCGACGCTGAACGTCGAGATTCCCTCGGAACCGGTCGCGGAATTCATGACTGCGGACCTCGTGACGGTTACGGGTAGCAAAACCGCCCGCGAGGCCGCCCAGGCGATGATCTCCCACGATATCGAGCAGATTCCGCTCGTCTCCGGCGGCGAACTGACGGGCATCGTCCGGGACGTCGACCTGCTGGAGGCGCTGGTATGA
- a CDS encoding cation:proton antiporter regulatory subunit has translation MTVYESDLPGVGKKFEVEIGDDERLVIVIHNTGKREVFHRVGEADSEKLFDLSDRLARQVGSILEGAHFQPVKSDTTETMLDGDSLLEWVNVAEGSDIVGKTLDELDFRNETGASVVSIQRDDTTESNPGPETVIQAGDTLIILGPREACREVEGLAAEVDEPESAIESGVIDELADDDTDA, from the coding sequence ATGACCGTCTACGAATCGGACTTGCCGGGCGTCGGCAAGAAGTTCGAAGTCGAAATCGGCGACGACGAACGCCTCGTCATCGTCATCCACAACACGGGCAAACGGGAGGTGTTTCACCGAGTGGGCGAGGCGGACTCGGAGAAACTCTTCGACCTCTCGGACCGACTCGCCCGACAGGTCGGCTCCATTCTGGAGGGGGCGCACTTCCAGCCAGTCAAGTCGGATACGACCGAGACGATGCTGGACGGCGATTCCCTGCTGGAGTGGGTGAACGTAGCTGAGGGGTCGGATATCGTCGGAAAGACGCTCGACGAACTGGATTTCCGCAACGAGACCGGCGCCTCGGTCGTCTCGATTCAACGGGACGATACGACCGAATCCAATCCCGGCCCCGAGACGGTCATTCAGGCCGGTGACACGCTCATCATCCTCGGACCGCGTGAGGCCTGCCGGGAAGTCGAGGGCCTCGCCGCCGAGGTCGACGAACCGGAGTCGGCCATCGAATCCGGCGTTATCGACGAACTGGCCGACGACGACACCGACGCCTGA
- a CDS encoding DCC1-like thiol-disulfide oxidoreductase family protein — MTEGTLVYDDDCGFCKWWVNYFAQRSDIGTVGFSDLSDDQRDRLPENYEECAHFLTDDTVYSCGAAIEEAFAVADVPPGSRDIVSFLRQFEDYEELREEAYSAVAERRGTLGQFISKEEVEG; from the coding sequence ATGACAGAGGGTACGCTCGTTTACGACGACGATTGCGGGTTCTGCAAGTGGTGGGTCAACTACTTCGCACAGCGTTCGGACATCGGGACGGTCGGCTTCTCGGACCTCTCCGACGACCAGCGCGACCGCCTCCCCGAAAACTACGAGGAGTGTGCGCATTTCCTGACCGACGACACCGTCTACTCCTGTGGCGCGGCCATCGAGGAGGCCTTCGCGGTGGCGGACGTCCCGCCCGGGTCCCGGGATATCGTCTCCTTCCTCCGGCAGTTCGAGGACTACGAGGAACTCCGCGAAGAGGCCTACAGCGCCGTCGCCGAACGGCGGGGAACGCTTGGGCAGTTCATCTCGAAAGAGGAAGTCGAAGGCTGA
- the glyS gene encoding glycine--tRNA ligase, whose protein sequence is MTELADLAELAKRRGFFFASNEAYGGTAGFYTYGPEGAALKRNLEDTWRDIFVREEGHMELEAPTVMPEAVFEASGHLDGFDDMIIECAECGATHRADHLVEDEIEDVEDAEAYEPQEVGQLIADHGIECPSCGAALADEPVEEFNLMFGTNIGPGSSSPGYLRPETAQGIFVEFPRLKEYARNQLPFGVAQIGRAYRNEISPRRALVRVREFTQAELEHFIDPEHDEPPIERVADVEVPLYSAAAQQADDGETETYTVREAVDEGVIESEWVAYYLGRSIEFYERIGIDMARFRYRQHLPGELAHYAADCWDAETELGGNWIEVTGFAYRSDYDLKKHGEYSEEDFTLFRQYDEKQTVERATVDPDMSYLGPEFGGKAGDIADALDALAGRDRSAFEGEEVTVKVDGEEHTVPVEKTGFAVEEQTESGEHITPHVVEPSFGVGRLVYSVLIHSHGSDVVNDEERSFLELPADMAPTTVAVFPLMTKDGLDDRAQEVARELRAAGFEVSYDDTGNIGRRYRRQDEVGTPYCVTVDYETQEDDTVTVRERDSTDQERVALDELPSALRRLVAGESLSDL, encoded by the coding sequence ATGACCGAACTGGCGGACCTCGCCGAACTGGCCAAGCGCCGCGGCTTCTTCTTCGCGTCGAACGAAGCCTACGGCGGTACAGCCGGTTTCTACACCTACGGCCCCGAGGGCGCCGCGCTGAAGCGGAACCTGGAGGACACCTGGCGGGACATCTTCGTCCGCGAGGAGGGCCACATGGAACTGGAGGCGCCGACGGTGATGCCCGAGGCCGTCTTCGAGGCGTCGGGCCATCTCGACGGCTTCGACGACATGATTATCGAGTGCGCCGAGTGTGGCGCGACCCATCGGGCCGACCACCTCGTCGAGGACGAAATCGAGGACGTCGAGGACGCCGAGGCCTACGAACCCCAAGAAGTCGGCCAACTCATCGCCGACCACGGCATCGAGTGTCCGTCCTGCGGCGCCGCGCTGGCCGACGAACCCGTCGAGGAGTTCAACCTCATGTTCGGCACGAACATCGGCCCCGGGTCCTCCTCACCGGGCTATCTCCGCCCGGAGACCGCCCAAGGCATCTTCGTGGAGTTCCCGCGTCTCAAGGAGTACGCGCGCAACCAGTTGCCGTTCGGCGTCGCCCAAATCGGCCGCGCGTACCGCAACGAGATTTCGCCACGTCGCGCGCTCGTTCGCGTCCGTGAGTTCACGCAGGCCGAACTGGAGCACTTCATTGACCCCGAACACGACGAACCGCCAATCGAGCGCGTGGCTGACGTCGAGGTGCCGCTCTACTCCGCGGCGGCTCAGCAGGCCGACGACGGCGAAACGGAAACCTACACCGTCCGTGAGGCCGTCGACGAGGGCGTCATCGAAAGCGAGTGGGTCGCCTACTATCTCGGCCGCTCGATAGAGTTCTACGAGCGCATCGGCATCGACATGGCGCGGTTCCGCTACCGCCAGCACCTGCCCGGCGAACTCGCCCACTACGCCGCGGACTGCTGGGACGCCGAGACCGAACTCGGCGGCAACTGGATCGAGGTCACCGGCTTCGCCTACCGCTCGGATTACGACCTCAAAAAGCACGGCGAGTACTCCGAGGAGGATTTCACCCTCTTTCGGCAGTACGACGAGAAACAGACCGTCGAGCGCGCGACGGTCGACCCCGATATGAGCTATCTCGGCCCCGAGTTCGGCGGCAAGGCCGGCGACATCGCCGACGCACTCGACGCGCTGGCAGGTCGTGACCGCTCGGCCTTCGAGGGCGAGGAGGTCACCGTCAAGGTCGACGGCGAGGAACACACCGTCCCCGTCGAGAAAACCGGCTTCGCCGTCGAGGAACAGACCGAATCCGGCGAGCACATCACGCCGCACGTCGTCGAACCCTCCTTCGGTGTCGGCCGACTCGTCTACAGCGTCCTCATCCATTCGCACGGCAGCGATGTCGTCAACGACGAGGAGCGGTCGTTCCTCGAACTGCCCGCCGACATGGCGCCGACGACCGTCGCCGTCTTCCCGCTGATGACCAAGGACGGCCTCGACGACCGCGCACAGGAGGTCGCCCGAGAACTCCGTGCGGCCGGGTTCGAAGTCAGCTACGACGACACGGGCAACATCGGCCGCCGCTACCGCCGACAGGACGAGGTCGGCACGCCGTACTGTGTCACTGTCGACTACGAAACGCAGGAAGACGACACCGTGACGGTCCGCGAGCGGGACTCGACCGACCAGGAGCGCGTGGCGCTCGATGAACTGCCCTCGGCGCTTCGGCGACTGGTCGCCGGCGAATCGCTGTCGGACCTGTAG
- a CDS encoding cation:proton antiporter: protein MAQVLLEAGLMFAVLALAGTLARRVGQSVIPFYVIAGILMSPYVLGTLDIGPIAGLTVADYALAAEEHITLLAELGIVFLLFFLGLEFSLDRLLASKEKIGKAGTLDLLVNLPLGVVVGLALGWSLLEAFVLGGIVYISSSAVITKSLIDLGWIANAEAEPMLGTLVYEDLFIAFYLAVVSAVLLGGGEFAEIAVNVGTAMVFLLVLVGAVYLGGEYFEQFLDVDSQELFVLRAVAITVFVAGFALAIGVSEAVAAFFIGMGFSSTDHLHDLEHRLIPLRDVFAAVFFFWIGLNTDPAVFPAVAGIIAVLVVVTTPSKLLSGFLSGRIYGLDDRRNVRVGCGMVTRGEFSLIIAAIASSAVGRGPILTEVVPAVAVGYVLVMSILGTMLMQYSGYLERFVVESEPSTAAAD from the coding sequence ATGGCGCAGGTACTGCTCGAAGCCGGCCTGATGTTCGCCGTGCTCGCGCTTGCGGGCACGCTCGCCCGCCGGGTCGGCCAGTCGGTCATTCCCTTCTACGTCATCGCGGGCATCCTGATGAGCCCCTACGTCCTCGGGACGCTCGATATCGGCCCGATTGCCGGCCTCACCGTCGCCGACTACGCGCTGGCCGCGGAGGAACACATCACGCTGCTGGCTGAGTTGGGTATCGTCTTCCTGCTGTTTTTCCTTGGACTGGAGTTCAGCCTCGACCGCCTGCTGGCCTCCAAGGAGAAAATCGGCAAAGCCGGAACGCTGGATTTGCTCGTGAACCTCCCGCTGGGCGTCGTCGTCGGCCTCGCGCTGGGCTGGAGCCTTCTGGAGGCGTTCGTCCTCGGCGGTATCGTCTACATCTCCTCGTCGGCCGTCATCACGAAGTCACTCATCGATCTGGGCTGGATCGCCAACGCCGAAGCAGAGCCGATGCTCGGAACGCTGGTCTACGAGGACCTCTTTATCGCCTTCTATCTCGCCGTCGTCTCGGCGGTGCTTCTGGGTGGCGGCGAATTCGCCGAAATCGCCGTCAACGTCGGCACAGCGATGGTCTTCCTGCTCGTGTTGGTCGGCGCCGTCTATCTGGGTGGCGAGTATTTCGAGCAGTTCCTCGACGTCGACTCACAGGAGTTGTTCGTCCTCCGAGCGGTCGCGATAACGGTCTTCGTCGCCGGCTTCGCGCTCGCTATCGGCGTCAGCGAGGCCGTCGCCGCCTTCTTCATCGGGATGGGCTTTTCGAGCACCGACCACCTCCACGACCTCGAACACCGGCTCATCCCGCTGCGGGACGTCTTCGCCGCCGTCTTCTTCTTCTGGATTGGCCTCAACACCGACCCCGCCGTCTTCCCGGCGGTCGCGGGCATCATCGCCGTCCTCGTCGTCGTGACGACGCCGTCGAAACTGCTGTCGGGCTTCCTCAGCGGCCGCATCTACGGCCTCGACGACCGCCGGAACGTCCGGGTCGGCTGTGGGATGGTCACCAGAGGGGAGTTCTCCCTTATCATCGCTGCCATCGCATCCAGCGCGGTGGGGCGGGGGCCGATTCTCACCGAAGTGGTGCCCGCCGTTGCGGTCGGCTACGTGCTCGTGATGAGCATTCTGGGAACGATGCTGATGCAGTATTCGGGGTATCTGGAGCGGTTTGTCGTCGAGTCGGAGCCGTCGACGGCCGCGGCTGATTAG
- a CDS encoding RNA-guided endonuclease InsQ/TnpB family protein, whose amino-acid sequence MQEWQNACQIAAESAWGVTTDATSVQSMAYDAVRDGTSLKSQHAILATHRVADTLRSITEKHDRGWDAPKPRFTSPTVVYDERSMSFLDDGTVSLATTEGRVSATLRLPDKKDGYQQQYLDDEAWEHTQSTLHERDGAFFLHIGFKKPAEPSRQPEYGTVLGVDLGIDNIAVTSTAQFFSGSELEHRRRQFRRKRRRLKETGTRSALRTLIGIENKERRIAREILHRVSNGIVAEAERYCCDIIAFEALDGIRNRLPAGDVFHSWAFRRLIEYTTYKARSAGIRVTRVSPEYTSQRCAECGHVEEANRSSRDEFVCQSCNARSNADYNAAKNIGERAVRCVQQSTQRTSVSRYALKSGTVTPDEGFTPRDGGVRG is encoded by the coding sequence ATGCAGGAATGGCAGAACGCCTGCCAGATAGCCGCTGAAAGCGCGTGGGGAGTCACCACTGACGCGACGTCCGTTCAGTCGATGGCCTATGATGCGGTCCGCGACGGCACGTCGCTGAAAAGCCAGCATGCGATTTTGGCTACCCATCGCGTCGCCGATACGTTACGAAGCATCACGGAAAAACACGACCGTGGCTGGGATGCGCCAAAACCTCGGTTCACCAGTCCTACCGTGGTCTACGATGAACGTTCGATGTCCTTTTTAGACGATGGAACCGTGAGTCTGGCGACGACGGAAGGCCGAGTCAGTGCGACACTCCGCCTGCCAGACAAAAAGGACGGCTATCAGCAGCAGTACCTCGACGACGAAGCGTGGGAGCATACACAGAGTACACTCCACGAGCGTGATGGGGCATTCTTCCTGCATATTGGGTTCAAGAAGCCGGCAGAGCCGAGTCGGCAGCCGGAGTACGGGACGGTACTCGGCGTCGACCTCGGTATCGATAACATCGCGGTTACCTCGACTGCCCAGTTCTTTTCCGGCAGCGAGCTTGAACACCGGCGTCGACAGTTTCGCCGAAAACGTCGGCGTCTGAAGGAGACCGGAACGCGAAGTGCCTTACGCACACTCATCGGGATTGAGAACAAGGAACGACGTATCGCACGAGAGATTCTTCACCGCGTTTCAAACGGCATCGTAGCAGAAGCAGAACGATACTGCTGCGATATCATCGCGTTCGAGGCACTCGACGGCATCCGAAATCGGCTACCGGCTGGCGACGTGTTCCATTCGTGGGCCTTCCGCCGGCTTATCGAGTATACCACGTACAAAGCACGGAGTGCCGGAATCCGTGTAACACGTGTTTCACCCGAATACACGAGCCAGCGCTGTGCGGAATGCGGCCATGTGGAAGAAGCCAATCGATCGAGCCGTGATGAGTTCGTTTGTCAGTCGTGTAACGCCAGATCCAACGCCGATTATAATGCAGCAAAAAACATCGGCGAGCGAGCGGTCCGCTGTGTTCAACAGTCGACACAGCGGACGAGCGTCAGTCGATACGCTCTGAAATCCGGGACCGTGACACCTGACGAGGGATTCACCCCAAGAGACGGTGGAGTCCGCGGATAA
- a CDS encoding DUF7383 domain-containing protein, with the protein MSRRANYALVHFSEQLGPNESALDVPWAEYTGDETTEHTFEVPAEPSDAYLELQAYEVGAFGHEIYLNGEPVTGFDIPPADGWQYWMDAVTGAELTPGENTIRVAREDGSRDNFAVGNVVVNWKEPVE; encoded by the coding sequence ATGAGCCGACGCGCCAACTACGCGCTCGTCCATTTCAGCGAACAGTTAGGGCCGAACGAGTCGGCACTCGACGTGCCGTGGGCGGAGTACACCGGCGACGAGACGACCGAACACACCTTCGAGGTGCCGGCCGAACCGAGCGACGCGTATCTCGAACTGCAGGCCTACGAGGTGGGCGCGTTCGGCCACGAAATCTACCTGAACGGCGAGCCGGTGACCGGGTTCGACATCCCGCCGGCCGACGGCTGGCAGTACTGGATGGACGCCGTGACCGGCGCGGAGTTGACCCCCGGCGAGAACACGATTCGGGTCGCCCGGGAGGACGGTAGCCGGGACAATTTCGCGGTCGGCAACGTCGTCGTCAACTGGAAGGAACCGGTCGAATAG
- the thsB gene encoding thermosome subunit beta: MSQQQRMGGQPMIVLGEDSQRMKDEDAQSHNISAAQAVAESVRSTLGPKGMDKMLVSSMGDVTVTNDGVTILQEMDIDNPTASMIVEVAETQEDEAGDGTTTAVSIAGELLKNAEDLLEQDIHPTAIIKGFHQASDQARKEIDNVARDVDPSDTDLIRKVAETSMTGKGAELDKELLAQLVVDAVQAVTVEAEDGETIVDLEYVNVETQTGRAAGESELLNGAVIDKDPAHADMPTAVDDADVLLIDEPIEVEETEADASIQLDSPDQLQQFLDKEEEELREKVDAIADSGADVVFCQKGIDDLAEHFLAQEGILATSRVKKTDLGFLKEVTGATIVSEFDTLDAEDLGTADVTFDEDDELFYVEGLEGSHGVTLLLRGSTEHVVDELERGIGDALDVVSQTVSDGRVLAGGGAVEVEVARRVRDYADSVSGREQLAVEAFADALELVPRVLAENAGLDSIDTLVDLRSAHDEGNETAGLNVFTGDIVDTYDAGVVESAHAKSQALSSATEAANLVLKIDDIISAGDLSTDKGDDEGGPGGAPGGMGGMGGGMGGMM; this comes from the coding sequence ATGAGTCAACAGCAGCGAATGGGTGGCCAGCCGATGATCGTTCTCGGCGAGGACTCCCAGCGGATGAAGGACGAAGACGCCCAGAGCCACAACATCTCTGCGGCGCAGGCGGTTGCCGAGTCGGTACGCTCGACGCTCGGCCCCAAAGGGATGGACAAGATGCTCGTCTCCTCGATGGGCGACGTCACCGTCACGAACGACGGCGTCACCATCCTGCAGGAGATGGACATCGACAACCCGACGGCCTCGATGATCGTCGAGGTCGCCGAGACACAGGAAGACGAGGCTGGCGACGGCACCACGACCGCCGTCTCGATTGCCGGCGAACTCCTGAAGAACGCCGAGGACCTCCTCGAACAGGACATCCACCCGACGGCCATCATCAAGGGCTTCCACCAGGCCAGCGACCAGGCCCGGAAGGAAATCGACAACGTCGCCCGTGACGTCGACCCCTCCGACACCGACCTCATCCGGAAGGTCGCCGAGACCTCGATGACCGGTAAGGGCGCCGAACTCGACAAGGAACTCCTCGCCCAGCTGGTCGTCGACGCCGTGCAGGCCGTCACCGTCGAAGCCGAGGACGGCGAGACCATCGTCGACCTCGAATACGTCAACGTCGAGACCCAGACCGGCCGCGCGGCCGGCGAGTCCGAACTCCTCAACGGTGCCGTCATCGACAAGGACCCGGCCCACGCCGACATGCCGACCGCCGTCGACGACGCCGACGTCCTCCTCATCGACGAGCCCATCGAGGTCGAGGAAACCGAGGCCGACGCCTCCATCCAGCTCGACAGCCCCGACCAGCTCCAGCAGTTCCTCGACAAGGAAGAAGAGGAGCTCCGCGAGAAGGTCGACGCCATCGCCGACTCCGGCGCCGACGTCGTCTTCTGCCAGAAGGGCATCGACGACCTCGCCGAGCACTTCCTCGCGCAGGAAGGCATCCTCGCGACCTCCCGCGTCAAGAAGACCGACCTCGGCTTCCTGAAGGAAGTCACCGGCGCCACCATCGTCTCCGAGTTCGACACCCTCGACGCCGAGGACCTCGGCACCGCCGACGTCACCTTCGACGAGGACGACGAACTGTTCTACGTCGAAGGCCTCGAAGGCAGCCACGGCGTGACGCTGCTGCTCCGCGGATCGACCGAGCACGTCGTCGACGAGCTTGAGCGCGGCATCGGTGACGCCCTCGACGTCGTCTCCCAGACCGTCTCCGACGGCCGCGTGCTGGCCGGCGGCGGCGCCGTCGAAGTCGAAGTCGCCCGCCGCGTCCGCGACTACGCCGACTCCGTCTCCGGGCGCGAACAGCTGGCCGTCGAGGCCTTCGCTGACGCGCTCGAACTCGTTCCCCGCGTCCTCGCGGAGAACGCCGGTCTCGACTCCATCGACACGCTGGTCGACCTGCGGTCGGCCCACGACGAAGGCAACGAGACCGCCGGTCTCAACGTCTTCACCGGCGACATCGTCGACACCTACGACGCCGGTGTCGTCGAGTCCGCCCACGCGAAGTCCCAGGCGCTCTCCTCGGCTACCGAAGCCGCCAACCTCGTCCTGAAAATCGACGATATCATCTCCGCCGGCGACCTCTCCACCGACAAGGGCGACGACGAAGGTGGCCCCGGTGGCGCGCCCGGCGGCATGGGCGGTATGGGCGGCGGCATGGGCGGTATGATGTAA
- a CDS encoding cupin domain-containing protein: MEKVDIEELESWMSPATIKRPVGKALDAENLAINYYELSPGDSFAFGYHAHAEQEETFYILEGTVTFETEDGDVVVGADEVIHFEAGEFQRGWNRGDERVKALAMGAPQEGGELTLLCECPDCGERTDHVVERAEAGDALVTVCEDCGAETARYS, encoded by the coding sequence ATGGAGAAAGTCGACATCGAGGAACTCGAGAGTTGGATGAGTCCCGCGACCATCAAACGGCCGGTCGGAAAGGCGCTCGACGCGGAGAACCTCGCGATAAACTACTACGAGCTCTCGCCCGGCGACAGTTTCGCGTTCGGCTATCACGCCCACGCGGAGCAAGAGGAAACGTTCTACATCTTGGAGGGGACCGTGACCTTCGAAACCGAGGACGGCGACGTCGTTGTCGGGGCCGACGAGGTCATCCACTTCGAGGCCGGCGAGTTCCAGCGCGGGTGGAACCGCGGCGACGAGCGCGTCAAGGCGCTGGCGATGGGCGCGCCACAGGAGGGCGGCGAGTTGACGCTGCTGTGTGAGTGTCCGGACTGCGGGGAACGCACCGACCACGTCGTCGAGCGGGCCGAAGCGGGCGACGCGCTGGTGACCGTCTGTGAGGACTGCGGCGCCGAAACCGCCCGATACTCCTGA